gcctcggGGAGCGCCTGTCGCTCATGGGCGGTACGTTGCGAGACTAATGCAGGAAACACGGTGAACCATGCGGGCATGCTCGTCAACAAGCGCAAGCTAGAGCCACacggcgagccgagcaTCCAAAACGCACTAGAGATGGCACGCAGCTGCCTCGTGCACCTGCCCAACTCGAATACACGCGAAATCCTCTATATCTCGGCGTCGCTCACGAGCGTCGACCCGGGCAGCATATACCACACGATCGacaagctcgtcgaggaccgcATACAAACGTCGGTCATttcgctcgcggccgagaTGCACATCCTCAAAGAGGTCTGTGcacgcaccggcggcgactTTGGCGTGGTGATGGGCGAGGACCACTACAAGGAGCTGCTCCAAAAACACGTCCCACCGCGCGTCATTTCGGAGCGGCCCACCGCCCAGAAGGAGTACGAGGCGGACCTGCTCGTGATGGGCTTCCCAAAACGCCTGCCGTTCAACGCCCCGGCATCGCTCTGCGCGTGCCATGGCCGCGTATTTTCCAGCGCCAAGGCCCAGTCGCACCtcgagggcggcggcgcggcggcgggctACACCTgcccgcgctgcagcgccaaGGTGTGCCAGGTGCCCACCGACTGCCCAGTGTGCGGCATCACAATCATCATGAGCACACACCTCGCACGGTCCTACCACCACCTATTTCCTGTGGGCAACTATCGGCCTGTGACGTGGGAGAGCGTCACCGAGTCCTCCGCCCCGGCCTGCTTTGCGTGCGAAGTGCCGTTTCCGTCCAAGGCGGAGGCGTccgcggacgacgcgcccgtGGCGGACGATTCCGCCCTCGCGCCTTCGTCGCGCTACCGCTGCCTGCGGTGCACACGCGAATTTTGCCTCGAATGCGACGCGTTTGTCCAGGAACAACTCCATACCTGTCCGGGGTGCACCTAGTGCGCCCGCTTACAACCGACTGCCCTGCGAGGGGCAGCCCTCGATACCCCATGTAGCCGCAACCCCGCGCCCCTGGCGCTTGGCACACAGCCACGCACGCTGACGAGGTCCATTGGCCGCGCTGGCGGAAaccgctgcggcgcgacgccatTGGTTCTGGAATTGTGGAGGAGAGTTTGTTGCCATGTGGCAGGAAAGTGCCCTGaccgcgaccggcgcactTGCACACGAGGCttgccgcgagcgacgctgcgtgcgcagtAGAGCGAGCTTATATACGGAGCTGGCCTGTGTCGAGATAGTCCTTCGTCATGTCACATCCATACCCGTTCTCGTCACGGAGCGAGGACCGAGGCTCGACACTACCCGAGGCGGATATAATCCAGGCCTATGCGTTTGACGACTCGGCGGCATCCAAGCAGCCGCCCTCCTATGCCACGGAAGAGGAGCGGCCGTTTTTTGGCGATACAtccgtgtcgagcgcggaTGTGCCGAACCCAGCACCACCCATGGCCGTGGACCAGGTCGGCGGGCTGGCACAGCCGACGGGCGTCCCGGTCAGCGCCGCGGAGGACCCCCTcgtctcggcctcgtcgagcgcccgccgcgtgcgctgggGGGCGGATGAGCTGCCGAGCAGGGGCCCCGCCAAGATCCACGTACGCCCGGGGGGGCGTGGGCCGACCGTGTCGGTAAAGCGcccggccgccgccccggGGCCGGAGCCAGAGCCGACACCGACAGGCACCACCGGGATCAAGCGCCAGAACCATCCGGGCCAGATCAGCCTCGCTGGCCTCGGACCACCGAACCTCGGCCAGACCGAGGCGATCCCGATGCAACCCATGGATGGCACATCGGGTCAGACCGGTGCGGTGGGCCTCGATGGCGAAGACAACGATCGGTTTCTTGCACTCTCCCGCGAGCTGAACAACCTCGatgaggaggaggaggcggaggacgtcgcggcgggcCGCGCGGGCATCTCGAACGCCGCATTTCCGCCGGGCGAGGAtacggcgcagcacgacaCCCGCAGCGAGGACGAAATGCTGAATGATCTGCGCTCGGGGCCACTTACGCCGGGCACACCGGGATCGACGACCGACTCGAGCTACGACCCGGCAGAGAGCCTCGATCATGTGGAAATCATCGAAGGCGAGACGGATGGCATGCCTTCGCGCCCGAAACGCTCGTCTCGTCTCCGGAACAGGAAGAACAGGGGCAAGTgggcgcaggtgcgcaaCCTCATCGGTATCGACTCGTCGAGCAATGAGACCGTGGACATGATGGAGAGAGgcgaggtcggcgcgggcgccacCAACATGAAGAGCGTCCCTGTCGAGACGTCTACGGGCCTGCGTGGCGCCCACGGCCGCTACCGCCCgtctgcgctcgagcgcaaggccgccAAGCTTGTGCGTGCCCACAAGATGGTGGGTGCGGGCGCCAAAAAGAAAGCGTCACcgaccgagctcgacggcgtgcgccgcgaccaCTTGCCCGGCTCAGAGGCGTCGACACCAGACGCACTCGACACGGCGCAGAacctcgatgcgcggccAGTGGCGGGTGGCGGTGTGCTGGGACAACTCTTGCAGCTGTACGAACAGCAGCGCCAGGAACAGGCATCAGAGCACAGCGCGACGGGCGACACACCGAGCGCCACGACCGATGCCGATCTCGGTGGCGGCGTGACGTTGCGCAGCGGGCGCGTTGTCGATGCGTATGGTAATGAGGCCAACGTCAACGAGCTGGACCCCGGtctgctgcgccaggcgacATCCGAACCGGATACGCCCCACAAGACCCCGGGTGGTACACACTACTACtcgagcggccgcccggTGTCGGTGAGCTCTCCGCCAACTGGACTTGGTGGATTTGCGACGGCCAACATGGGCCAAGTCGGAAAGTTTAGCCAAAAGGTCGTCAAAGGAGTGGCGGCCGAGGCAGGTATTGATGTGATGGACGAGCGTCCCAAGGCTGctcgctcgtcggccggcaCCATTGGCGCGCTGATCGCCACGACGGGTAATCTTATCGGCGCAGTGAGCCCCAATCTCGCTCAGCTCGGTCCGAACCCCAAGCGCCCTGGCTACACGCTCGACCGCTACCTCTTGCCCGAGATGAACGAAAAGACGCTCAAGCGGACGGCCAAGATTGTGCGTGATGCTGCACCTGTGCCCAAGAGCCAGCGCGCAAGCCTCACGCCGGGTGgtccgcgcacgccgggcgtctggacgcccggcggcgtgaCGTCTCGAAGCGCTGACGACAGTTTCAACCCCTACTTTGCTGCTGTGACGCCGAATGAGAAATCAGGCTCCATGTCTATTGCCTCGTCAAAGCCCCACTCGCGCTTTGGGTCTGATACCATGTCGAGTGCGTCGCACCGCGTTTCGCAGATTGGCCACGCGGGCAAGCACATGTTTTCGCGCAGCCTGCGCCCGGTACCTGGGAGCACCGGGTCGGACAGTGCGCACGGCGGTGGCGATTACTTTGGCAATGCCATGACCGACGAAGAGATCGCCAAGCAGGAATGGCGCCGCAAACTTCGTAAGCGCAAGGCGAAGAGTAAGAAGCAGGAGATTTACATCACGATGCACGTTGCTGCGATCCTCAAGCGGCAAGAGTTCCTCATGAAGTTTGCGCGTGCGATGATGATGTTTGgtgcgccgacgcaccgcATCGAGACGCAGATGCAGCAGACTGCCAACGTACTCGACGTTAACTGCCGCTGTATTTATCTCCCTAACCTCATGCTTTTGTCGTTTGGCGACGATGCGACACACACCTCTGATACCAAGTTCATCAAGCAAGGCAGCGTTCTGGACCTGACCAAGCTGACGGACATGCACACCATTTACTGGAACGTGATTCACGACAAGATTGGTGTCGAGCGTGCTTCAAAGCAGCTCGATTCGCTgatgcgccggcggccgtaCTTGCGCAAGTGGCAACAAACCGTTATCGGTGGCTTTGCTTCCTTTTTCATCACTTTTGGCCAAGTTGGTTTTGGCGGTTCGCTGCTTGATGCATGTGCTGCGTTTTTGTTGGGCGCTTTCCTGGTCTTTTGCCAAATGTCTATCAAGTCGGAGCTATATTCGAACGTGTTTGAGATTGTCTTTGCCACGTTGAATTCGTTCATTGCCATGGCCCTGCACATCATTCCTGACGGAGGTTACAACAGCAAGCCGTGGCGTGGTGAGCTGTTTTGCTACAGACCCATCATTTCGGGCTCGATTGTGCTGATCCTGCCGGGTTTCATTGTCTTGACTGGTGCGCTGGAACTGCAGTCTAAGAGTCTTGTCTCGGGGTCTGTGCGTCTCGTCTACGCCATCATCTACTCGGTCATGTTGGGTATCGGTATCAAATTTGGTACTACGCCTCTCTCTGCTGTGCGGTATAACCAAATGAACGATCCAAATTACAAGGGTCAAAAGAATGGTTTTGACCCGCTTCATTGCCGTGGACAAGGAGACTCGGACAACGATTTGAAGCCAAGGCACTGGTACACCACCAAGGCGAGCCCCTGGTTCGCGTTCCTTACGGTACTAGGCTACTCGGTCATGCTGTCGTTGCGCAACCAAGCCAAGGTCACCCGCAAGGAATTCCCAATGATGGTCCTCATTGCGTGTGGCGGCTGGTTGGTGGCCAACTACTCACAACTCATGGATAAGGGCGACATCTCCCCAGTCCTAACGAACCAAATCTCACTGGTGGCTGCCATGGGCTCGTTCACTGTCGGAATGTTGGCGAATCTCTACGGCCGTTTCTTTGACGGGCGGAGCTTTGTGGTGGCTGTACCAGGCATTCTCTACCAATTGCCCTCGGGTCTGTCTGGCAATGGTGCCTCATTTATAACAAGCTTCACATCCAATTCGAACGGGACATCGTCTGGTGTAAGCGAAGTCTCGGATGGCTTGACGATCGGTGAGCAGCTCCTGAACGTTTCACTGGGTATTGCGATCGGTCTATTCTGCGCTACGATCGTGATGCATTTCTtgggcggccggcgcgtgcgtggccACGGTATGTTTTCATTTTAAGGGACTGTCAATGAACTGGGTCTGTCCCACCCACCAGTTCGGCGCGGGGCCGGGCTGTTTTGTAGGCGGAATAGGATGATGACAAATATACACACGAGGATTGGTCGGCTGCTCGACAAACGGACggaggcggcggtgcggtacgcgcattgcgcggcctgcgcctgcgtctgACCACAATGCGTTGGCATCCACAGAAACACTACAAGGCTATATCCATAGAACGCTCGAGTGTATCGTTTCGAGCGTTAGGGCACGTAGTGGAAGTGGTGCTCCTCCTTCTGGTAGCGAATACCGCTGCGATTAGTTTAGTGATGGCACGTACCAGTAAGGGCAGCCCTTGGGACCCGGCTTGTCCTGTGGTTAGCATAGTCAGCCGCTTCACATACCAGGTTGATGTATACACGGGGGTGACCAAGGGGGCCGTCGCCTGAGGTTAGTCGAGGTCCAAGTACGTACCACCATCGCacggcacgacgcgcttcgTCGTCATCTGAATCGGCACGTTGCTGATGAGCTCCATGGCCGACAGAGACTGGGGCTGGAACGCCATatcgacctgctcgaagCGCGGGCCCTTCATGGCATCGACCTTCGGCCGCTGGTCCTGCGACCAGGTCTCCAGCGCATTCGGCGCCTGCTCCACACCGTACTCGAGAACCTCCGGAGGGGTCTGCGGCTCCGCAATGGGCACCTCCTTGTTCGACATCAGGTGGTGGTCCTCAACACGCGGGCGGACAAAGTCGCCGCGGGCCTCCTCGGTGGGCGCGGGCGGAGCCTCCGTGGGGAGCGTCGAAGTGCTCTTGGCACGGACAGCCATGAGCGAAaaaggcgcgcggcgcacggcgcgcgcctggGAAGCAACGGTCCTCGCAAACATGCTCTTACCGGCAGTGGTGAACCGTGGATCGCAGCGGCTGGGCCGACCGTGGCAAATCACGTGACCCTCGCGATTTTTTGGTcccatgcgccgccgcattTCTCGTGCATCGTGTCGCACCATGTCCGCCCCTGCGA
The sequence above is a segment of the Malassezia japonica chromosome 6, complete sequence genome. Coding sequences within it:
- a CDS encoding uncharacterized protein (EggNog:ENOG503NWBX; TransMembrane:7 (o1353-1375i1387-1406o1426-1447i1459-1482o1494-1511i1523-1545o1582-1600i); BUSCO:EOG09262ILV; COG:S), with protein sequence MRRREEDYVDGAEFDDSDEPIEELSDDSDDYEGLPSLPSAPLRSVIAEKAANRGKSAPQEKKNSGAARAGDKGGLESGGYSWEAAYQRSWDHVHEDESGNLESAVRRMIASNKRKRAMRDATPVQRGIIRHFVLVLDLSADMMERDLRPNRFELTLQYARKFVADYFDQNPIGQLAIVCTRDGLGERLSLMGGNTVNHAGMLVNKRKLEPHGEPSIQNALEMARSCLVHLPNSNTREILYISASLTSVDPGSIYHTIDKLVEDRIQTSVISLAAEMHILKEVCARTGGDFGVVMGEDHYKELLQKHVPPRVISERPTAQKEYEADLLVMGFPKRLPFNAPASLCACHGRVFSSAKAQSHLEGGGAAAGYTCPRCSAKVCQVPTDCPVCGITIIMSTHLARSYHHLFPVGNYRPVTWESVTESSAPACFACEVPFPSKAEASADDAPVADDSALAPSSRYRCLREDRGSTLPEADIIQAYAFDDSAASKQPPSYATEEERPFFGDTSVSSADVPNPAPPMAVDQVGGLAQPTGVPVSAAEDPLVSASSSARRVRWGADELPSRGPAKIHVRPGGRGPTVSVKRPAAAPGPEPEPTPTGTTGIKRQNHPGQISLAGLGPPNLGQTEAIPMQPMDGTSGQTGAVGLDGEDNDRFLALSRELNNLDEEEEAEDVAAGRAGISNAAFPPGEDTAQHDTRSEDEMLNDLRSGPLTPGTPGSTTDSSYDPAESLDHVEIIEGETDGMPSRPKRSSRLRNRKNRGKWAQVRNLIGIDSSSNETVDMMERGEVGAGATNMKSVPVETSTGLRGAHGRYRPSALERKAAKLVRAHKMVGAGAKKKASPTELDGVRRDHLPGSEASTPDALDTAQNLDARPVAGGGVLGQLLQLYEQQRQEQASEHSATGDTPSATTDADLGGGVTLRSGRVVDAYGNEANVNELDPGLLRQATSEPDTPHKTPGGTHYYSSGRPVSVSSPPTGLGGFATANMGQVGKFSQKVVKGVAAEAGIDVMDERPKAARSSAGTIGALIATTGNLIGAVSPNLAQLGPNPKRPGYTLDRYLLPEMNEKTLKRTAKIVRDAAPVPKSQRASLTPGGPRTPGVWTPGGVTSRSADDSFNPYFAAVTPNEKSGSMSIASSKPHSRFGSDTMSSASHRVSQIGHAGKHMFSRSLRPVPGSTGSDSAHGGGDYFGNAMTDEEIAKQEWRRKLRKRKAKSKKQEIYITMHVAAILKRQEFLMKFARAMMMFGAPTHRIETQMQQTANVLDVNCRCIYLPNLMLLSFGDDATHTSDTKFIKQGSVLDLTKLTDMHTIYWNVIHDKIGVERASKQLDSLMRRRPYLRKWQQTVIGGFASFFITFGQVGFGGSLLDACAAFLLGAFLVFCQMSIKSELYSNVFEIVFATLNSFIAMALHIIPDGGYNSKPWRGELFCYRPIISGSIVLILPGFIVLTGALELQSKSLVSGSVRLVYAIIYSVMLGIGIKFGYSVMLSLRNQAKVTRKEFPMMVLIACGGWLVANYSQLMDKGDISPVLTNQISLVAAMGSFTVGMLANLYGRFFDGRSFVVAVPGILYQLPSGLSGNVSDGLTIGEQLLNVSLGIAIGLFCATIAE
- a CDS encoding uncharacterized protein (EggNog:ENOG503P5RA; COG:C), whose product is MAVRAKSTSTLPTEAPPAPTEEARGDFVRPRVEDHHLMSNKEVPIAEPQTPPEVLEYGVEQAPNALETWSQDQRPKVDAMKGPRFEQVDMAFQPQSLSAMELISNVPIQMTTKRVVPCDGGDGPLGHPRVYINLDKPGPKGCPYCGIRYQKEEHHFHYVP